The following proteins come from a genomic window of Gossypium raimondii isolate GPD5lz chromosome 5, ASM2569854v1, whole genome shotgun sequence:
- the LOC105768839 gene encoding ubiquitin-like domain-containing protein CIP73 gives MADQHSNEGLITGNVSGESSNALIELRVKTLDSQICSLHVEKNTSVSLFKERIANAIGVPVGQQRLIFRGKVLKDDHLLSGYHVENGDTLHLVERQPTQSQPLSETSSGDTNGNNSNEGNDASAGIPHNRVGQILHSVVLGTFNVGDQGEGIIPDLTRVIGAVLNSFGVGSQPSATSTTRQSSTSAPQGISTDGVRGGGPGGENQAGIQTQSPQSFPAATQFIPVPLTAAPIPVPSLNSPIPDSLNTLSEFMNHMEAHSPNGYQPHTSVTNRREQPRVALPSDARGFPTPEALSIVMRHVEQLLSSHAIAALSHIAGRLEQERNSTDPALRGQIQTESAQVGLTMQHLGALLLELGRTILMLRMGHSPAESSVNAGPAVYISPSGPNPIMVQPFPLQTSSLLSSSNSPPNSLNISPAGIGNTPRNINIHIHAGTAPAPMVSAVGNRTGNGGGVQGEHGNNAGPDPMRVLPVRNVIAAAHPAHSTGAMSGVAQSAPTDSSLSSALAEVTSRIRDLVSNMQGQNQGASGDDAGTGQPDNMAASGAGDSSVALLADLHATEEQSQPQLAEHSNNTTESGKSSKDVSTGTVGCPPSSSGEFLVKSEDPSASVQKSTEENAKPVPLGLGLGGLGRKRRVNRAKSSLSTRDTGTTSSSLDESLSARTTGQKILQSLASQSSSMNRVEDDSLSSNPGIQSNRSSGVQSSDDQLDVANAVSQVLQSPAINGLLAGVSEQTGVGSPDVFRNMLRQLTQSPQIMNTVNQIAQQVDSQDIGNMFSGLGGGQGGGVDLSSMVQQMMPIASQALGQGASAPPPFHAVEPKQQVHHDGRRSNAADKPCDSDFQDNIQQTAQRIEQLNSPFDVFHAVAEIAFQVYGIDNGRNTEEFLSELCGDESLAEEYIEMLRQDIRQRFQDKCEEDQC, from the exons ATGGCAGATCAGCACTCTAATGAGGGTCTGATTACTGGCAATGTTTCTGGGGAATCTTCGAATGCACTAATAGAGCTCAGGGTCAAGACTCTGGATTCACAGATATGTAGTCTTCATGTTGAAAAAAAT ACATCAGTCTCTTTGTTCAAGGAGAGAATAGCTAATGCAATTGGTGTTCCAGTTGGTCAGCAGCGGCTGATTTTTAGGGGAAAGGTCTTAAAGGATGATCATCTCCTTTCTGGATATC ATGTTGAGAATGGTGATACATTGCACTTAGTTGAAAGACAGCCAACACAATCACAACCTTTGTCTGAAACAAGTTCAGGAGATACAAATGGAAATAACAGTAATGAAG GAAATGATGCCAGTGCAGGCATTCCTCATAATCGTGTTGGGCAGATCTTGCACAGTGTGGTTCTTGGGACCTTTAATGTTGGAGATCAAGGTGAAGGCATTATTCCAGACCTTACTAGG GTTATTGGGGCtgttttaaattcttttggAGTTGGAAGCCAGCCTTCTGCTACTAGTACCACCAGGCAGTCTTCAACCTCT GCTCCTCAAGGAATTTCAACAGATGGAGTGCGTGGTGGTGGGCCTGGTGGTGAGAACCAAGCAGGAATTCAGACACAGTCTCCCCAATCATTTCCAGCCGCTACTCAATTCATTCCTGTTCCTCTTACTGCTGCACCAATACCCGTTCCTTCACTTAATTCG CCAATTCCTGATTCTTTAAATACGCTCTCAGAGTTTATGAACCACATGGAAGCACATTCTCCAAATG GTTATCAACCGCACACTTCTGTGACTAACAGAAGAGAGCAACCAAGGGTAGCATTACCATCGGATGCACGGGGTTTTCCGACACCTGAAGCATTGAGCATTGTAATGCGACATGTAGAACAGCTTCTCAGCAGTCATGCTATTGCTGCGTTGTCT CATATTGCAGGACGTTTAGAGCAAGAGAGGAATTCTACTGATCCTGCACTGAGGGGGCAAATTCAAACAGAGTCTGCGCAAGTAGGTCTTACAATGCAGCATTTAGGTGCCCTTCTTTTAGAGCTTGGTCGAACCATATTGATGCTGCGTATGGGGCATTCTCCT GCGGAATCTTCAGTCAACGCTGGACCAGCAGTATATATATCTCCTTCTGGGCCAAATCCTATTATGGTTCAG CCTTTTCCCCTTCAAACCAGCTCCCTCTTAAGTAGTTCCAATTCTCCACCAAATTCTCTTAATATAAGTCCGGCTGGGATTGGAAACACTCCAAGGAACATTAATATCCATATACATGCTG GCACCGCACCGGCTCCTATGGTTTCAGCAGTTGGTAATCGAACAGGCAATGGGGGAGGGGTGCAAGGGGAACATGGTAATAATGCTGGTCCTGATCCAATGCGGGTTCTTCCTGTGCGAAATGTTATTGCTGCTGCTCACCCTGCACATTCCACTGGTGCAATGTCCGGTGTAGCACAATCTGCACCCACAGATTCATCTCTATCCTCTGCTCTTGCCGAAGTCACTTCAAGAATTCGAGACCTTGTTAGTAATATGCAGGGGCAGAACCAGGGTGCATCAG GTGATGATGCTGGAACTGGACAGCCTGATAATATGGCTGCTAGTGGAGCAGGGGATTCTAGCGTTGCATTACTAGCAGATCTTCATGCAACTGAAGAACAG TCACAACCTCAACTTGCTGAACATAGTAACAATACTACTGAGAGTGGTAAGAGTTCAAAGGATGTATCCACTGGCACAGTTGGATGCCCTCCAAGTTCAAGTGGAGAATTCTTGGTAAAGTCAGAAGACCCTTCAGCAAGTGTCCAGAAATCCACCGAGGAAAATGCCAAACCTGTTCCACTTGGATTGGGGTTGGGAGGATTGGGGCGTAAG AGACGGGTCAACCGGGCAAAATCATCTCTCAGTACTAGAGATACTGGAACAACTAGCTCTTCTCTTGATGAGAGCTTGAGTGCTAGAACGACTGGCCAAAAGATTTTGCAGTCACTTGCATCTCAGAGCTCTTCTATGAATAGGGTGGAAGATGATTCTTTGTCGAGTAATCCTGGCATTCAGAGTAATAGATCGTCAGGAGTGCAAAGTTCTGATGATCAATTAGATGTTGCTAATGCTGTCTCTCAAGTTCTTCAAAGCCctgcaataaatggcttattggCTGGGGTTTCTGAGCAGACTGGTGTCGGTTCACCAGATGTTTTTAGGAATATGCTGCGGCAACTTACTCAAAGTCCACAAATCATGAACACTGTCAATCAAATAGCCCAGCAGGTTGATAGCCAGGATATTGGAAACATGTTTTCTGGATTGGGAGGAGGACAAGGTGGTGGAGTTGATCTGTCAAGCATGGTCCAACAAATGATGCCTATTGCTTCTCAGGCCCTTGGTCAAGGGGCATCTGCACCTCCGCCATTCCATGCTGTAGAACCTAAACAGCAGGTCCATCATGATGGAAGGAGGTCTAATGCAGCTGATAAACCTTGTGATAGTGATTTTCAG GATAACATTCAACAAACAGCTCAGAGGATTGAGCAATTAAATTCGCCCTTTGATGTCTTCCATGCAGTTGCTGAAATTGCATTTCAGGTATATGGCATTGACAATGGGAGGAATACTGAAGAATTTCTGAGTGAGTTGTGTGGTGATGAGAGTCTTGCTGAG GAATACATAGAGATGCTACGGCAGGACATTCGTCAAAGGTTTCAGGATAAATGTGAGGAGGATCAGTGCTAG
- the LOC105768842 gene encoding cytoplasmic tRNA 2-thiolation protein 1 yields MEADSKPKKSGARLCCVCNQNRAALKRPKTLEQICRECFYAVFEEEIHQVILENQLFKPGERIAIGASGGKDSTVLAYVLSELNRRHNYGLDLFLLSVDEGITGYRDDSLETVKRNELQYGLPLKIVSYKDLYGWTMDEIVKMIGLKNNCTFCGVFRRQALDRGAALLKVDKVATGHNADDIAETVLLNILRGDIARLSRCTSIITGEDGPIPRCKPFKYTYEKEIVMYAYFKKLDYFSTECIYSPNAYRGFAREFIKDLERIRPRAILDIIKSGEDFRISTTTKMPEQGTCERCGYISSQKWCKACVLLEGLNRGLPKLGIGRNQGLNSDGKKDRKRDSRTPSIESKQCGSLEF; encoded by the exons ATGGAAGCCGATTCAAAGCCAAAGAAATCCGGAGCTCGACTGTGTTGCGTTTGTAACCAGAACAGGGCTGCCCTCAAAAGACCCAAAACCCTAGAGCAG ATATGCAGGGAGTGTTTTTACGCGGTGTTTGAGGAGGAGATTCACCAGGTAATTTTGGAGAACCAGCTGTTCAAGCCTGGTGAGCGTATTGCTATCGGTGCCTCCGGGGGGAAAG ATTCCACTGTCCTTGCTTATGTGTTATCGGAACTGAATCGACGACATAACTATGGCCttgatctttttcttttatccgTTGATGAGGGCATAACAGGGTACAGGGATGACTCACTTGAAACTGTCAAAAGAAATGAACTTCAG TATGGGCTGCCCTTAAAAATTGTTTCCTACAAGGATTTGTATGGATGGACAATGGATGAAATAGTAAAGATGATTGGCTTAAAAAATAACTGCACATTTTGTGGTGTTTTCCGCCGTCAG GCCCTTGATCGAGGTGCTGCATTGCTGAAAGTTGACAAGGTTGCTACAGGACATAATGCAGATGATATTGCTGAAACTGTCCTTTTGAACATATTACGAGGTGATATTGCTAG ACTGAGTAGATGCACTTCAATTATAACTGGGGAAGATGGACCGATTCCCAGATGCAAACCTTTTAAATATACCTATGAGAAGGAGATCGTGAT GTATGCTTATTTCAAGAAGCTGGACTACTTCTCCACCGAAT GCATTTATTCTCCAAATGCATATCGTGGGTTTGCTCGtgaattcataaaagatttggAGAGAATCAG GCCCAGGGCTATACTTGACATCATTAAATCAGGTGAGGATTTTCGAATTTCCACTACAACCAAAATGCCTGAGCAGGGAACCTGTGAACGATGTGGTTATATTTCTAGCCAG AAATGGTGCAAAGCTTGTGTCTTGCTGGAGGGGCTGAATCGAGGTTTACCAAAGCTTGGCATTGGTCGTAATCAAGGCCTAAACAGTGATGGTaagaaagatagaaaaagaGATAGCAGAACACCAAGTATTGAGAGCAAGCAATGTGGAAGTTTGGAATTCTGA
- the LOC105768840 gene encoding L-ascorbate oxidase homolog, which translates to MPLHSAVALICATVSLFVIAGAEDPYRFFNWNVTYGDIFPLGVRQTGILINGQFPGPDIHSVTNDNLIINVFNSLNEPFLLSWNGVQNRRNSYEDGVYGTTCPIPPGKNFTYILQVKDQIGSFYYFPSLGFHKAAGGFGGIRILSRPRIPVPFPDPAGDYTVLIGDWYKANHTDLRAQLDSGRKLPFPDGILINGRGPGGASFNVEQGKTYRLRISNVGLQNSLNFRIQNHKLKLVEVEGTHTLQTTYSSIDLHLGQSMSVLFTADQPAQDYYIVVSSRFTNPVLTSTATLRYSNSAGPVSGPPPGGPTIQVDWSLNQARSIRTNLTASGPRPNPQGSYHYGLINTTRTIRLANSAGQVNGKQRYAVNSVSFVPADTPLKLADFFKIDGVYRIGSISDNPTGGGIYLDTSVMNSDYRSFIEIVFQNDEDIVQSWHLDGYSFFVVGMDGGQWTAASRNGYNLRDAVSRCTTQVYPKSWTAIYVALDNVGMWNLRSEYWARQYLGQQFYLRVFTTSTSLRDEYPIPKNALLCGRASGRRTRPL; encoded by the exons ATGCCGCTTCATTCGGCCGTGGCATTGATTTGTGCCACTGTTTCTCTTTTTGTCATTGCCGGAGCTGAAGATCCCTACAGATTCTTCAACTGGAATGTCACTTATGGTGACATTTTCCCTCTCGGCGTTCGTCAAACG GGTATTCTCATCAATGGGCAATTCCCAGGCCCTGATATCCACTCTGTTACCAATGACAACCTCATTATCAACGTCTTTAACAGCTTAAACGAGCCTTTCCTCCTTTCCTG GAATGGAGTCCAAAACAGGAGGAATTCATATGAAGATGGTGTATACGGAACAACATGCCCTATCCCTCCAGGAAAGAACTTCACATACATTCTGCAGGTGAAGGATCAAATAGGAAGCTTCTATTACTTCCCTTCTCTTGGGTTCCACAAGGCTGCTGGTGGTTTTGGAGGGATTAGGATCCTTAGCCGACCACGCATCCCGGTTCCCTTCCCAGATCCTGCTGGAGATTACACTGTCCTTATTGGAGATTGGTACAAGGCCAATCACACG GATTTGAGAGCTCAACTGGATAGTGGTAGGAAGCTACCTTTCCCTGATGGAATCCTTATCAACGGCCGTGGACCTGGCGGTGCTTCCTTCAACGTCGAACAAG GGAAAACCTACAGGCTTAGGATATCAAATGTTGGATtgcaaaattctctcaatttccgcATCCAAAACCACAAGTTGAAGTTGGTTGAAGTGGAGGGAACCCACACTCTCCAAACTACCTACTCCTCAATAGACCTTCACCTTGGCCAATCAATGTCCGTTTTATTTACAGCCGATCAGCCTGCTCAAGACTATTACATTGTGGTCTCCTCTCGCTTTACCAACCCGGTTCTCACCTCAACAGCAACTCTACGCTATAGCAACTCAGCCGGTCCCGTCTCCGGCCCTCCTCCTGGTGGTCCCACCATCCAAGTTGACTGGTCTTTGAACCAAGCCCGCTCTATCAG GACTAACCTTACAGCAAGTGGACCAAGGCCTAACCCACAGGGGTCGTATCACTATGGTCTCATTAATACGACCAGAACCATCAGGCTTGCCAATTCTGCCGGCCAAGTCAATGGCAAGCAAAGATATGCAGTTAACAGTGTTTCCTTTGTTCCAGCAGACACTCCTTTGAAACTTGCAGACTTTTTCAAAATCGATGGAGTTTATCGTATTGGAAGCATATCAGATAACCCTACTGGTGGAGGGATATACCTTGACACTTCGGTTATGAATTCGGACTATAGGTCTTTCATTGAGATTGTGTTTCAGAATGATGAGGATATTGTCCAGAGCTGGCATCTCGACGGCTACTCTTTCTTCGTTGTTGG TATGGACGGAGGGCAATGGACGGCTGCTAGTCGGAACGGATACAACCTCCGTGATGCCGTTTCACGGTGTACCACTCAG GTGTACCCCAAGTCATGGACTGCCATTTATGTGGCGCTTGACAATGTAGGAATGTGGAACTTAAGGTCCGAGTATTGGGCGAGACAGTACCTGGGACAACAGTTTTATTTGCGTGTCTTCACAACGTCAACTTCACTAAGGGATGAATACCCGATCCCCAAGAACGCACTACTCTGCGGCAGAGCAAGCGGCAGAAGAACCCGTCCCCTTTAA
- the LOC105768841 gene encoding T-complex protein 1 subunit beta, with amino-acid sequence MAIEKILKDDASEEKGERARMASFVGAIAITDLVKTTLGPKGMDKILQSTGRGHEVTVTNDGATILKSLHIDNPAAKVLIDISKVQDDEVGDGTTSVVVLAGELLREAEKLVAAKIHPMTIISGYRMAAECARNALLQRVVDNKENAEKFKSDLMKIAMTTLSSKILSQDKEHFAQLAVDAVMRLKGSTNLEAIQIIKKPGGSLKDSFLDEGFILDKKIGLGQPKRIENAKILVANTAMDTDKVKIYGARVRVDSMSKVAEIEGAEKEKMREKVKKILGHGINCFVNRQLIYNFPEELFADAGILAIEHADFDGIERLALVTGGEIASTFDNPESVKLGHCKLIEEIMIGEDKLIHFSGVEMGQACTIVLRGASHHVLDEAERSLHDALCVLSQTVNDTRVLLGGGWPEMVMAKEVDELARKTPGKKSHAIEAFSRALVAIPTIIADNAGLDSADLVAKLRAEHHKEGCNAGIDVISGSVGDMAELGISEAFKVKQAVLLSATEAAEMILRVDEIITCAPRKREDRM; translated from the exons ATGGCG ATTGAGAAAATTCTTAAAGATGATGCTAGTGAAGAGAAGGGGGAGCGTGCCAGAATG GCATCATTTGTTGGGGCAATTGCAATTACTGACTTGGTTAAGACAACCCTTGGGCCAAAGGGAATG GATAAAATTTTACAGTCAACTGGCAGGGGACATGAAGTCACTGTTACAAATGATGGAGCTACCATCTTAAAGTCCCTGCACATTGACAACCCAGCGGCAAAAGTTTTGATTG ACATCTCCAAAGTTCAAGATGATGAAGTTGGAGACGGGACAACCTCTGTTGTGGTTTTGGCTGGGGAGCTTTTAAGGGAGGCAGAAAAGCTAGTGGCAGCCAAGATTCACCCTATGACAATAATATCAG GTTATAGAATGGCAGCCGAATGTGCTCGTAATGCTTTGTTGCAGAGGGTTGTGGATAACAAAGAGAATGCAG AGAAATTCAAGTCAGACTTGATGAAAATTGCAATGACCACTTTGAGCTCCAAAATTCTCTCTCAGGATAAGGAGCATTTTGCACAACTAGCTGTGGATGCTGTTATGAGGTTAAAG GGGAGCACAAATTTAGAGGCCATCCAAATTATCAAGAAGCCTGGAGGATCTTTGAAGGATTCCTTTTTAGATGAAGG ATTCATTCTTGACAAGAAAATAGGTCTCGGACAACCAAAACGAATAGAGAACGCAAAGATTTTGGTGGCAAATACTGCAATGGATACAGATAAAGTGAAGATATATGGTGCACGTGTTCGCGTTGACTCAATGTCTAAGGTTGCTGAGATTGAGGGGGCTGAAAAGGAAAAGATGAGAGAGAAAGTGAAAAAGATCTTAGGACATGGGATTAACTGCTTCGTTAACAGGCAGTTGATTTACAATTTCCCCGAAGAACTCTTTGCAGATGCAGGCATACTTGCTATTGAGCATGCTGATTTTGATGGGATAGAACGTCTGGCTTTGGTAACAGGTGGTGAAATTGCTTCAACCTTTGACAACCCAGAGTCTGTTAAGCTTGGACATTGCAAGCTTATTGAAGAAATTATGATTGGTGAGGACAAGTTGATCCACTTTTCTGGTGTTGAAATGGGTCAGGCTTGTACTATTGTGTTGAGAGGGGCAAG CCATCATGTGCTGGATGAAGCTGAAAGGTCTCTGCATGATGCCTTGTGTGTGCTGTCTCAGACAGTCAATGATACTAGGGTATTGCTTGGGGGTGGATGGCCTGAGATGGTAATGGCAAAGGAAGTGGATGAATTGGCACGGAAGACTCCGGGGAAGAAGTCTCATGCTATTGAAGCTTTCTCGCGTGCACTTGTGGCCATCCCAACAATTATTGCTGACAATGCTGGTCTAGACAGTGCAGACTTAGTAGCTAAGCTTCGTGCAGAGCACCACAAGGAGGGATGCAATGCAGGGATTGATGTCATCTCTGGATCT GTAGGAGATATGGCAGAGCTAGGAATCTCTGAAGCCTTCAAAGTCAAGCAAGCCGTATTGCTATCTGCAACTGAGGCTGCTGAAATGATTCTCAGAGTTGATGAAATCATCACATGTGCGCCAAGGAAGAGAGAAGATAGAATGTGA
- the LOC105770739 gene encoding uncharacterized protein LOC105770739 isoform X1, with amino-acid sequence MSNEVESAQVSDAMEVAQLSSLAAVDSHAGSCEAEMPSRLLNDAVRSLPYHVVKDLLSIGVCSRCVLRILGTEDHIYCHSSFSQSMLCSVLEEVTGFKSEGDFQFCSVCLGVLQLSYRDDKETLVKMESPNDMALVIAELVKKEGHQIDGFSLEVSIPQFILENESSLLSGMKKRYESEPWLQERLLSKCVSVKDVLKFAITKPLETLLNTKASASSFRIRLAYTHKMAFGNSVERNQGFKRRKIGTENGLQNVNDESVVANKDCSDYPTNETIAVTGRSSLKVPIDKVSEPCHLVYLCYRTHIYLCGRYLKYSRNVSQTRWIIDEERMGEASVEEIIGSNILPMYRGDNYKFHAAGREDIDVRMLGSGRPFLLEIQNARQVPSEETVKEIESKINGLENKLVGVKNLQVVGSQGWTLMREGEAEKQKQYCALVWISRPLEDEDVCSISLLNDMQILQKTPIRVLHRRSPLERKKIIHWMKIERIAESSQYFLLHLCTQAGTYIKEFVHGDFGRTQPSIGSILGCRAEILQLDVTDVKMDSF; translated from the exons ATGTCCAACGAGGTCGAGTCTGCGCAGGTTAGCGACGCCATGGAGGTGGCGCAACTTAGTAGCTTGGCTGCAGTGGACAGCCACGCCGGTTCTTGCGAGGCGGAGATGCCGTCGCGACTTCTAAATGACGCCGTTCGGTCATTGCCTTATCATGTCGTCAAGGACCTTTTGTCTATCGGG GTGTGTTCTAGATGCGTTCTACGGATATTGGGTACCGAGGACCATATTTATTGCCATTCATCGTTTTCACAATCGATGCTCTGTTCAGTTCTTGAAGAAGTGACTGGTTTTAAATCAGAAGGCGATTTTCAATTCTGCAGCGTTTGCTTGGGTGTCTTACAGTTAAGTTACCGCGATGACAAAGAAACGTTGGTGAAAATGGAGAGTCCAAATGATATGGCTTTAGTCATTGCGGAGTTGGTTAAGAAAGAAGGCCATCAAATTGATGGATTTTCTCTAGAAGTTTCCATACCACAATTTATCTTAGAAAATGAATCCTCTTTGTT GTCAGGTATGAAGAAGAGATATGAATCAGAGCCATGGCTTCAAGAAAGGTTACTTTCCAAATGCGTCTCTGTTAAGGATGTTCTGAAATTTGCTATAACAAAACCCCTTGAAACGTTATTG AATACTAAAGCTAGTGCAAGCTCTTTTCGGATCCGTTTGGCTTACACTCATAAAATGGCATTTGGAAATTCTGTTGAAAGGAATCAGGGATTCAAAAGGCGAAAAATAG GCACTGAGAATGGGTTGCAAAATGTAAATGATGAGTCAGTAGTTGCCAACAAAGATTGTTCTGATTATCCTACTAATGAAACAATTGCTGTCACTGGAAGATCTTCTTTGAAAGTGCCCATAGATAAG GTTAGTGAACCTTGCCACTTGGTATACCTTTGCTACAGGACGCATATTTACCTATGTGGTAGATATCTGAAG TACTCAAGAAATGTGAGCCAAACACGCTGGATAATTGATGAGGAAAGGATGGGAGAAGCTTCTGTTGAG GAGATAATAGGTAGCAACATCCTTCCTATGTATCGGGGTGATAATTACAAGTTTCATGCTGCTGGAAGAGAAGATATTGAT GTCCGAATGTTGGGTTCAGGCAGGCCTTTTCTGCTTGAGATACAAAATGCACGCCAAGTTCCATCCGAAGAGACTGTTAAGGAAATTGAATCAAAGATAAATGGCTTGGAGAATAAACTA GTTGGAGTTAAAAATCTTCAAGTAGTAGGCAGTCAAGGTTGGACACTGATGCGTGAAGGAGAAGCCGAGAAGCAG AAGCAATATTGTGCATTAGTGTGGATTTCTCGTCCACTTGAGGATGAAGATGTGTGCTCCATATCATTGCTTAATGACATG CAAATTCTGCAAAAGACCCCAATACGGGTGCTTCATCGTAGGAGTCCATTGGAACGCAAGAAAATTATACATTG GATGAAGATTGAGAGGATTGCTGAAAGCTCccaatattttcttttgcatCTCTGCACTCAG GCTGGAACTTATATCAAGGAATTTGTTCATGGTGATTTTGGGCGCACTCAACCCAG TATTGGATCAATCCTAGGATGCAGAGCAGAGATATTGCAGCTCGATGTTACAGACGTAAAAATGGATTCTTTCTGA
- the LOC105770739 gene encoding uncharacterized protein LOC105770739 isoform X2 codes for MTPFGHCLIMSSRTFCLSGCVLRILGTEDHIYCHSSFSQSMLCSVLEEVTGFKSEGDFQFCSVCLGVLQLSYRDDKETLVKMESPNDMALVIAELVKKEGHQIDGFSLEVSIPQFILENESSLLSGMKKRYESEPWLQERLLSKCVSVKDVLKFAITKPLETLLNTKASASSFRIRLAYTHKMAFGNSVERNQGFKRRKIGTENGLQNVNDESVVANKDCSDYPTNETIAVTGRSSLKVPIDKVSEPCHLVYLCYRTHIYLCGRYLKYSRNVSQTRWIIDEERMGEASVEEIIGSNILPMYRGDNYKFHAAGREDIDVRMLGSGRPFLLEIQNARQVPSEETVKEIESKINGLENKLVGVKNLQVVGSQGWTLMREGEAEKQKQYCALVWISRPLEDEDVCSISLLNDMQILQKTPIRVLHRRSPLERKKIIHWMKIERIAESSQYFLLHLCTQAGTYIKEFVHGDFGRTQPSIGSILGCRAEILQLDVTDVKMDSF; via the exons ATGACGCCGTTCGGTCATTGCCTTATCATGTCGTCAAGGACCTTTTGTCTATCGGG ATGCGTTCTACGGATATTGGGTACCGAGGACCATATTTATTGCCATTCATCGTTTTCACAATCGATGCTCTGTTCAGTTCTTGAAGAAGTGACTGGTTTTAAATCAGAAGGCGATTTTCAATTCTGCAGCGTTTGCTTGGGTGTCTTACAGTTAAGTTACCGCGATGACAAAGAAACGTTGGTGAAAATGGAGAGTCCAAATGATATGGCTTTAGTCATTGCGGAGTTGGTTAAGAAAGAAGGCCATCAAATTGATGGATTTTCTCTAGAAGTTTCCATACCACAATTTATCTTAGAAAATGAATCCTCTTTGTT GTCAGGTATGAAGAAGAGATATGAATCAGAGCCATGGCTTCAAGAAAGGTTACTTTCCAAATGCGTCTCTGTTAAGGATGTTCTGAAATTTGCTATAACAAAACCCCTTGAAACGTTATTG AATACTAAAGCTAGTGCAAGCTCTTTTCGGATCCGTTTGGCTTACACTCATAAAATGGCATTTGGAAATTCTGTTGAAAGGAATCAGGGATTCAAAAGGCGAAAAATAG GCACTGAGAATGGGTTGCAAAATGTAAATGATGAGTCAGTAGTTGCCAACAAAGATTGTTCTGATTATCCTACTAATGAAACAATTGCTGTCACTGGAAGATCTTCTTTGAAAGTGCCCATAGATAAG GTTAGTGAACCTTGCCACTTGGTATACCTTTGCTACAGGACGCATATTTACCTATGTGGTAGATATCTGAAG TACTCAAGAAATGTGAGCCAAACACGCTGGATAATTGATGAGGAAAGGATGGGAGAAGCTTCTGTTGAG GAGATAATAGGTAGCAACATCCTTCCTATGTATCGGGGTGATAATTACAAGTTTCATGCTGCTGGAAGAGAAGATATTGAT GTCCGAATGTTGGGTTCAGGCAGGCCTTTTCTGCTTGAGATACAAAATGCACGCCAAGTTCCATCCGAAGAGACTGTTAAGGAAATTGAATCAAAGATAAATGGCTTGGAGAATAAACTA GTTGGAGTTAAAAATCTTCAAGTAGTAGGCAGTCAAGGTTGGACACTGATGCGTGAAGGAGAAGCCGAGAAGCAG AAGCAATATTGTGCATTAGTGTGGATTTCTCGTCCACTTGAGGATGAAGATGTGTGCTCCATATCATTGCTTAATGACATG CAAATTCTGCAAAAGACCCCAATACGGGTGCTTCATCGTAGGAGTCCATTGGAACGCAAGAAAATTATACATTG GATGAAGATTGAGAGGATTGCTGAAAGCTCccaatattttcttttgcatCTCTGCACTCAG GCTGGAACTTATATCAAGGAATTTGTTCATGGTGATTTTGGGCGCACTCAACCCAG TATTGGATCAATCCTAGGATGCAGAGCAGAGATATTGCAGCTCGATGTTACAGACGTAAAAATGGATTCTTTCTGA